From the genome of Rhizobium oryzihabitans:
CTGCATCGAGACATATGGGACACCCGGCAAGGTTAGACAATGCCGGGTATCACGGAGCACTTATGCGTTCAGCACACGCCCATAGGCGTCGAGCACGCTTTCCTTCATCGACTCCGAAATCGTCGGATGCGGGAAGATCGTGTGCATCAGGTCTTCTTCAGTGGTCTCGAGGTTCATCGCAACAACGAAGCCCTGAATGAGTTCGGTGACTTCCGCACCAACCATGTGCGCGCCGAGCAACTCACCCGTCTTCTTGTCGAAGATGGTCTTGACCATGCCCTGATCTTCGCCGAGCGCCACGGCCTTGCCGTTTGCTGCAAAGGAGAAGCGGCCGACGCGGATGTCGCGGCCCTGTTCCTTCGCCTTGGCTTCGGTGAGACCAACCGAGGCGACCTGCGGGTTGCAATAGGTGCAGCCGGGAATCTTGAGCTTGTCCATGGGGTGGACATTCGGCAGACCGGCGATCTTTTCGACGCAGATGACGGCCTCATGTTCGGCCTTGTGGGCAAGCAGCGGCGGGCCGGCAACGTCGCCGATGGCATAGATACCAGGTACGTTGGTCTTGCCGTAACCGTCGATGACGATGAAACCGCGATCCGTCTTCACGCCCGCTGCCTCGAGGCCGATACCTTCGATATTGGCGACGACGCCGACGGCCGAAATCATGCGGTCAGCGGTGATCTTCTCGGAAGAACCGTCCTTCTTCTCGAGCGTCGCGGTGATGGAGTTCGCACCCTTCTCCACCTTGGAAACCTTGGTTTCAAGGTGGATTTTCATGCCCTGCTTTTCGAGCTGCTTCTTGGCGAAGGTGGAAATTTCCGCATCCTCGACCGGCATGACCTGGCTCATGATCTCGACGACGGTAACGTCTACGCCCATGGTGCGGTAGAAGCTGGCGAACTCGATGCCGATCGCGCCCGAGCCCATGACGAGCAGCGACTTTGGCAGTTCTTCCGGCTTCATCGCCTCGAAATAGGTCCAGATCAACTTGCCATCCGGCTCGATGCCGGGAAGCGCGCGCGGACGGGCGCCTGTCGCGACGATGATGTGCTTGGCAGTGTAAGTGCCCTCGCCCAGCGTGTTCTTCGGCACGGGACCCTGCGGCTGAACCACCGGCTTGGTGGACTTGCCGACGACGATTTCGCCCGGCTTGGTGATTTTTGCTTCACCCCAGATGATATCGACCTTGTTCTTCTTGAACAGGAAACCGACGCCGTTGTTCATGCGCGCGGCGATGCCACGCGAGCGCGCCACGATTGCCTTCACATCAGGCTTGATCGAGCCTTCCAGCGTCAGGCCGTAA
Proteins encoded in this window:
- the lpdA gene encoding dihydrolipoyl dehydrogenase, which codes for MAQSYDVIIIGSGPGGYIAAIRAAQLGMKVAVVEREHLAGICSNWGCIPTKALLRTADVMHTATHAKDYGLTLEGSIKPDVKAIVARSRGIAARMNNGVGFLFKKNKVDIIWGEAKITKPGEIVVGKSTKPVVQPQGPVPKNTLGEGTYTAKHIIVATGARPRALPGIEPDGKLIWTYFEAMKPEELPKSLLVMGSGAIGIEFASFYRTMGVDVTVVEIMSQVMPVEDAEISTFAKKQLEKQGMKIHLETKVSKVEKGANSITATLEKKDGSSEKITADRMISAVGVVANIEGIGLEAAGVKTDRGFIVIDGYGKTNVPGIYAIGDVAGPPLLAHKAEHEAVICVEKIAGLPNVHPMDKLKIPGCTYCNPQVASVGLTEAKAKEQGRDIRVGRFSFAANGKAVALGEDQGMVKTIFDKKTGELLGAHMVGAEVTELIQGFVVAMNLETTEEDLMHTIFPHPTISESMKESVLDAYGRVLNA